In Candidatus Vicinibacter proximus, the following are encoded in one genomic region:
- the pglZ gene encoding BREX-1 system phosphatase PglZ type B, translating to MANSIYDKVRQALKQAENHNSNLMVKPEVILWPDPENQFTDVIEILQNEMPQLLLYGSYEPAKKQGPSIWLKCMVAKMLPEANWADGVIPIIYLPGVAKSDLRNVEEAGLDFQPLIEYQYTGVLFMQENGREWSILAFVENPLNGLGIKVAKDTATKESLKKSLPSIFQDTEILKGKTQLDAAFLNNLLFPDLIPNLLKWMCKGDSFLQQMEKGRSEVFKNLCKNQYDFEPDYKDIKATSEKLGAQRGNWKYVWQLYANAPKKYPEIEALLRLSKPTDLGSGMFAYPEESWPQVNETAEETLLAELVKLASLQPKEATSKLIALHETNKKRLTWVWHELGKSQLAHSLQFLVQMAKICTEAFPSSSIEELKKYYTSEGLQADQYMRKAFAAVKSDKDKKAIRAIIQLVYQPWLEIVTNQFQSLVKTDATIFSNQKAAEETEKYVLFVDAFRYELAQEFYERLIKLKYQVTLKSNWSAIPSLTPTAKPNVSPIAISVSETSNIEEFRPQLANGKDLQTAAFREQLVTNGFKLITKPNDIDAKGKSWQEIGDIDTKGHEEQADMVKRVEELFEQIQEALDVAFEKGVKRIKIVTDHGWLLMPGGLPKTQLNAGLAETRWGRCALIKDGATTDLLHLPWRWNPNIFIAYAPGINFFKINEEYAHGGISIHECLVPELIIENPNVDDIDADIKTVKWVNLKCSIQTNDVPDGYKIDIRTKYNDASTSVIDRSNRDKKIIGNSVTLLIDDAFEYQSATIVLMDENERILNKKANNHWGLKII from the coding sequence ATGGCAAATAGTATTTACGATAAAGTAAGGCAAGCATTAAAGCAGGCAGAAAACCACAACAGTAATTTGATGGTTAAGCCCGAAGTAATTCTTTGGCCCGACCCAGAAAATCAATTCACAGATGTGATTGAAATACTGCAAAATGAAATGCCACAATTGCTTTTATACGGTAGTTATGAGCCTGCAAAAAAACAAGGTCCATCCATTTGGTTAAAATGTATGGTGGCCAAAATGCTACCCGAAGCAAATTGGGCAGATGGTGTTATTCCAATTATTTATTTACCAGGTGTAGCAAAAAGCGATTTACGCAATGTAGAAGAAGCTGGCTTAGATTTTCAACCATTAATAGAATATCAATACACTGGTGTTTTATTTATGCAAGAAAATGGGCGTGAGTGGTCAATATTAGCATTTGTAGAAAACCCGCTTAATGGCTTAGGGATAAAGGTTGCAAAAGACACCGCAACCAAAGAGTCACTAAAAAAATCACTCCCATCAATTTTTCAAGACACCGAAATTTTAAAAGGCAAAACACAATTAGATGCCGCTTTTTTAAACAACCTTTTGTTCCCCGATTTAATTCCTAATTTGCTTAAATGGATGTGCAAAGGAGACAGTTTTTTGCAACAAATGGAAAAAGGAAGAAGCGAAGTATTTAAAAATTTATGCAAAAACCAATACGATTTTGAACCCGACTACAAAGACATAAAAGCTACTTCTGAAAAACTTGGGGCACAGCGTGGCAATTGGAAATATGTTTGGCAATTGTACGCCAATGCACCAAAAAAATACCCCGAAATAGAAGCACTACTTCGATTATCAAAACCAACAGACTTAGGCAGTGGCATGTTTGCTTATCCCGAAGAAAGTTGGCCTCAAGTAAACGAAACAGCCGAAGAAACACTCCTTGCTGAATTGGTAAAACTAGCTTCACTTCAACCCAAAGAAGCAACAAGTAAATTAATAGCACTGCACGAAACAAACAAAAAACGTCTAACTTGGGTATGGCACGAATTAGGTAAATCGCAACTTGCCCATTCCTTGCAGTTTTTAGTGCAAATGGCAAAAATTTGTACCGAAGCATTCCCCTCATCATCAATTGAAGAACTAAAAAAATACTATACATCAGAGGGCTTGCAGGCAGATCAATACATGAGAAAGGCTTTTGCAGCTGTAAAAAGCGATAAAGATAAAAAAGCAATTAGGGCCATTATTCAATTGGTTTATCAACCTTGGCTTGAAATAGTAACCAATCAATTTCAATCGTTAGTAAAAACAGATGCCACCATATTTTCAAATCAAAAGGCAGCAGAGGAAACTGAAAAATATGTATTGTTTGTTGATGCTTTTAGATACGAATTAGCACAAGAGTTCTATGAACGATTAATAAAATTAAAGTATCAAGTTACTCTCAAAAGCAATTGGTCTGCAATTCCATCACTAACTCCAACGGCAAAACCAAATGTTTCTCCAATTGCAATTTCCGTATCGGAAACAAGCAATATAGAAGAATTTAGACCTCAACTAGCAAATGGTAAAGATTTGCAAACAGCAGCTTTTCGAGAGCAATTAGTAACCAATGGTTTTAAGCTCATTACAAAACCAAATGATATTGATGCTAAAGGTAAATCATGGCAAGAGATTGGTGATATTGATACCAAAGGCCATGAAGAACAAGCAGACATGGTAAAACGTGTAGAAGAATTGTTTGAACAAATTCAAGAAGCTTTAGATGTTGCTTTTGAAAAGGGTGTAAAGCGTATAAAAATTGTTACAGACCACGGTTGGTTATTAATGCCAGGTGGTTTACCTAAAACACAATTAAATGCAGGTTTGGCAGAAACCCGTTGGGGTCGTTGTGCTTTAATTAAAGATGGTGCAACAACCGACCTATTGCATCTACCTTGGCGTTGGAATCCAAATATTTTTATTGCCTATGCACCCGGCATTAACTTCTTCAAAATAAATGAAGAATATGCACACGGTGGTATTTCTATTCATGAATGTTTAGTTCCGGAATTGATAATTGAAAATCCAAATGTTGATGATATAGATGCAGATATTAAAACGGTGAAATGGGTAAATCTAAAATGTTCCATCCAAACAAATGATGTGCCTGATGGATATAAAATTGATATAAGAACAAAATACAATGATGCATCAACTAGCGTAATTGACCGTTCAAATAGAGATAAAAAAATTATTGGCAATTCAGTAACGCTTTTAATTGATGATGCCTTTGAATACCAATCTGCAACCATAGTTCTTATGGACGAAAACGAGAGAATATTAAACAAAAAAGCCAACAACCATTGGGGGTTAAAAATAATATAA
- a CDS encoding VWA domain-containing protein — MDSLNDFLIQKPRPLPVIVAVDRSGSMGTNGKIDALNIALKDFINSIKDEDSNKAEIHISLFSFGGESATCDIPLTPISQVNTPAYQAQGRTPMGGAFTMLKELIEDKVQIPSRSYKPTIVLLTDGIPTDDFLSPMNELINDGRSSKAFRIAMAIGDDADHNMLSKFVSSPEYLVLGESARDIRKFFRFVTMSVTQRMKSQTPDMQQIPQMPDDETLDF, encoded by the coding sequence ATGGACTCATTAAACGACTTCTTAATTCAAAAACCAAGACCACTCCCTGTTATTGTTGCAGTAGACAGAAGTGGCAGTATGGGAACAAATGGTAAAATAGATGCCTTAAACATCGCACTAAAAGACTTTATTAATTCAATAAAGGACGAAGACAGCAACAAGGCAGAAATACACATTTCTTTATTCAGCTTCGGGGGTGAAAGTGCAACTTGTGATATCCCGTTAACACCAATTAGCCAAGTAAACACACCGGCTTATCAGGCACAAGGCAGGACCCCTATGGGTGGTGCGTTTACAATGTTAAAAGAACTAATAGAAGACAAAGTACAAATTCCATCAAGATCTTATAAACCAACAATTGTTTTGTTAACTGATGGTATTCCGACCGATGATTTTCTTTCTCCAATGAATGAACTTATTAATGATGGTCGGTCTTCAAAAGCCTTCCGTATTGCTATGGCAATTGGTGATGACGCTGACCATAATATGCTATCAAAATTTGTAAGCTCACCTGAATATTTGGTTTTGGGTGAAAGTGCAAGAGATATAAGGAAGTTTTTCAGGTTCGTAACAATGTCTGTTACCCAGCGAATGAAAAGTCAAACACCGGATATGCAGCAAATACCACAAATGCCTGATGACGAAACTCTTGATTTCTAA
- a CDS encoding protein phosphatase 2C domain-containing protein, with protein sequence MELKTTIIQASIRGDKHETIPNQDYINVFENDEFLITTVSDGLGSSKNSLEGAQIACKSVIDEIQNFQLSSELQFLSNKIKERWKKEIESISSIISDYRTTNSFIAVFKKEKKIIVGQIGDVLVSLRMDGLFRYLESTSKDFSNETVCLGSGRDENFKLALFEFGHTFDFLIATDGIADELQTEKIETLHDYFKNKFQNIEESRRNDALKCDLEEFLTEKNNDDKSMIFIWSNKN encoded by the coding sequence ATGGAGTTGAAAACTACAATCATACAAGCAAGTATCCGTGGCGATAAACATGAAACTATTCCCAATCAAGACTATATAAATGTCTTTGAGAATGATGAATTTCTGATAACCACAGTTTCAGATGGATTAGGTTCATCTAAAAATTCGTTAGAAGGAGCACAAATTGCTTGTAAGAGTGTAATTGATGAAATACAAAATTTTCAACTTTCGTCTGAACTTCAATTCCTCAGTAATAAGATAAAAGAAAGGTGGAAAAAGGAAATAGAATCAATTTCCAGCATTATAAGTGATTATCGAACTACCAACTCCTTTATAGCTGTTTTCAAAAAGGAAAAGAAAATAATTGTTGGTCAGATAGGTGATGTTCTGGTTTCGCTTAGAATGGATGGTTTATTCCGCTATTTAGAATCAACAAGTAAAGATTTCTCTAATGAGACTGTTTGCCTTGGTTCTGGTAGAGATGAAAATTTCAAACTGGCCTTATTTGAATTTGGGCACACATTTGATTTTTTGATTGCAACTGATGGCATTGCTGACGAATTACAAACAGAAAAAATTGAAACATTGCATGACTATTTTAAAAACAAATTTCAAAATATTGAAGAATCAAGAAGAAATGATGCTTTAAAATGTGATTTAGAAGAATTCCTAACCGAAAAAAACAATGATGATAAATCAATGATTTTCATCTGGTCAAATAAAAATTAA
- a CDS encoding protein kinase produces the protein MNVVDSKNISYEVLEKLGEGSQGVTYLLKDKKHIVKLFNQSFDDNSTKSKINFLINLGLDKKVFAVPLRQITQPKNGYVSEFASGMIPLSSLKLGTVNTNLAEWYLSSGGLLKRYNVLIRLAALLRALHSKGLAYCDLSPNNVFISERPESDNVFLIDLDNLRYKTSIVNNIYTPFYGAPEVISNNAPNTTMSDCFSFAVLAYELLTLNHPLIGDYVSEGEPELEEEALKGKLPWVDHSEDNTNERATGLPSEKVMPEKLLNLFRKNFEEGLNNSLERPSMAEWFDMLNLALNELLRCSNINCNLRYPYNNSKKCNFCGQAPQKVTRIQMRRWEEIEYYDEKTHEVKQQFCLQPEVYDEILIDENTPKEIAAFNFLLTEIEPLAPLLKIEYLKEKDELKILLTPLNGVKFNISPRNGLSEGGKTILLDTPKKIRVVDATQQDKQKYMLHLKDLNTPQRVLTID, from the coding sequence ATGAACGTAGTAGATTCAAAAAATATTAGTTACGAAGTGCTTGAAAAACTTGGAGAAGGTTCTCAAGGTGTAACCTATTTGCTAAAAGATAAAAAGCATATTGTTAAACTCTTCAACCAAAGTTTTGATGACAATTCAACCAAATCCAAAATCAATTTCCTAATAAATTTAGGGTTAGATAAAAAAGTGTTTGCAGTTCCATTAAGACAAATTACACAACCAAAGAATGGTTATGTATCTGAATTTGCATCTGGAATGATTCCGTTGTCATCATTAAAACTTGGAACCGTAAATACAAATCTTGCAGAATGGTATTTGTCATCAGGAGGTTTATTAAAAAGATACAATGTTCTTATTCGTTTAGCAGCATTATTGAGAGCATTACACAGTAAGGGTCTCGCCTATTGTGATTTATCACCTAACAATGTTTTTATATCTGAAAGGCCTGAATCAGATAATGTTTTTTTGATTGATTTAGACAATCTCAGGTATAAAACAAGTATAGTAAATAACATCTACACCCCTTTTTATGGTGCACCTGAAGTTATTTCTAATAATGCTCCAAATACAACCATGTCCGACTGTTTTTCATTTGCTGTTTTGGCTTATGAACTGCTCACATTAAACCACCCTCTAATTGGAGATTATGTTTCTGAAGGTGAACCGGAATTGGAAGAAGAAGCCTTAAAAGGTAAATTACCCTGGGTTGACCATTCTGAAGACAACACGAATGAAAGGGCTACCGGCTTGCCTTCAGAAAAGGTAATGCCGGAAAAACTACTAAATCTTTTCAGGAAGAATTTTGAAGAAGGGCTAAATAATTCTCTTGAAAGACCAAGTATGGCAGAATGGTTTGACATGCTAAATCTTGCATTAAATGAGCTTCTGAGATGTAGTAACATCAATTGCAATCTTAGATACCCATACAACAATTCAAAAAAATGTAATTTCTGTGGTCAAGCACCTCAAAAAGTGACTCGTATTCAAATGAGAAGATGGGAGGAAATTGAATATTATGATGAGAAAACACACGAAGTAAAACAGCAGTTCTGCTTACAACCGGAAGTTTATGATGAAATTTTAATTGATGAAAACACACCAAAGGAAATTGCTGCCTTCAATTTTCTTTTAACCGAAATAGAGCCATTAGCTCCCCTTTTAAAAATTGAGTACTTGAAGGAAAAAGATGAATTGAAAATTTTACTTACACCATTAAATGGTGTAAAGTTCAATATAAGTCCCCGCAATGGGTTGTCTGAAGGTGGCAAAACCATTCTTCTTGACACTCCTAAGAAAATAAGGGTAGTTGATGCTACCCAACAGGACAAACAAAAATATATGCTTCACTTGAAAGACTTAAACACTCCACAAAGGGTGCTAACAATAGATTAA